In Salisediminibacterium beveridgei, one DNA window encodes the following:
- the secE gene encoding preprotein translocase subunit SecE: protein MAEQEPKKSKNPIHFLKDVSTEMKRVTWPTRPELFRYTVIVSTTVIFMAIFFAISDLGISSLLELITN, encoded by the coding sequence ATGGCAGAACAAGAACCGAAGAAATCCAAGAATCCGATTCATTTTTTGAAAGACGTATCCACTGAAATGAAGCGTGTGACCTGGCCGACGCGCCCAGAGCTTTTCCGATACACTGTTATTGTAAGTACAACAGTCATTTTCATGGCGATTTTCTTTGCCATCTCTGACCTTGGTATTTCGAGTTTATTGGAATTAATCACGAACTGA
- the rpmG gene encoding 50S ribosomal protein L33 — translation MSKKVVLSCKDCHARNYTTMKTDNTGSERLTIKKYCKTCKGHTAHQETK, via the coding sequence ATGTCGAAGAAAGTTGTACTTTCATGTAAAGACTGTCACGCCCGTAACTATACGACAATGAAGACGGATAATACCGGAAGTGAGCGGTTGACGATAAAAAAATACTGTAAGACGTGCAAAGGGCATACAGCCCACCAGGAAACAAAATAA